One window of the Anopheles cruzii chromosome 2, idAnoCruzAS_RS32_06, whole genome shotgun sequence genome contains the following:
- the LOC128268852 gene encoding uncharacterized protein LOC128268852 — translation MATKRMQLLRLLLTALLSLSFWTGVEALQCYSCSAESCSKLATAGATTTCANADDVCFSRFDATNLLATERGCLTAAAAPTACTGPDCVTCVSPDLCNDAGSPQHRCLVCSSLTSAECVTDPSSLVAAQCPMATGVDLTAAQCYNRVIGTVTERGCITSQRTVDECGGIGCATCTGPGCNAAEFPAGRQQCVACDGATCNSEASTTVTCDDPYDTCATVQRSNGNVMKSCEKAMTSADVAYCLANPAQCAFCGNRLCNGVPFDATTQRRCYRCDGTGCLKSAAQLTLCRLFDDDCYSSFTGFNPSRRGCVSELTAEEAVQCRAGGVPDSPCEVCSGSECNLQARSDHRCLSCSSVKDAACVNPTAGALQPVQCPAPSTELLADGQCLTRIVGTVTERGCISGEADLVACGEDGRYCATCGIENDGAGCNSKLFPSDRRRCTVGTEANAYCPDPWDDCVQLLQSGTRKRTCRSLLTETERSFCAANSNRCRFCGTDGCNAAEITFDYVECLSCDSGTDVRCATNPAALGTFERCATCASAIVTVDGKPITRRGCLASMPPEVSQVCPTTGSTACQRCSTNRCNTGNFPSARLQCYRCTSPPCVSHQDIRLEYCPQYTANDACIVQTSTDGQLLRLDCRSALSESEQATCLSPNPAGLCQMCGTAGCNDPATFGTSSSCVQCRSSLNPLCQEQALQIAAEPCADPANAACYTRLTAVGTLTSLTERGCLSDLAGTERDKCARGEDCIVCRSGRSGNCNTVQYPVAPITCFQCDSRTDGASCQAAQTAQQAPTCPQYDVANKCYTIVHSDGDTVRKCSTAAKEVECAGIGTCEVCLFRGCNSKPFSAIVVTPPPDPTTTPPPNGGAVTGGLTIPWLTWLLGALLCGASTGAGLLGHSGLHFL, via the exons ATGGCGACCAAGCGGATGCAGCTGCTTCGATTACTACTCACAGCGCTACTGAGCCTGTCATTTTGGACCGGCGTCGAAGCGCTTCAGTGCTACAGTTGCAGTGCCGAGAGTTGTTCGAAACTGGCCACCGCTGGTGCCACCACGACGTGTGCCAATGCGGACGATGTGTGTTTCTCCCGTTTTGACGCCACGAACC TTTTAGCAACGGAGCGTGGCTGTCTAACGGCCGCTGCGGCCCCGACGGCCTGTACGGGGCCCGACTGTGTGACGTGTGTGTCTCCGGATCTTTGCAACGACGCCGGAAGCCCACAGCATCGCTGTTTGGTGTGCTCCTCGCTGACCAGCGCCGAGTGTGTGACGGATCCAAGTAGCCTGGTGGCAGCGCAATgtccgatggccaccggggtCGATCTAACGGCAGCGCAGTGCTACAATCGTGTG ATCGGAACCGTTACCGAGCGAGGCTGTATTACCTCGCAACGGACCGTGGACGAGTGCGGTGGCATCGGGTGTGCAACGTGCACCGGGCCCGGCTGCAATGCGGCAGagttcccggccggccggcagcagtgCGTGGCGTGCGATGGGGCCACCTGCAACAGTGAAGCGTCCACAACAGTGACCTGCGACGACCCGTACGATACGTGCGCCACCGTGCAGCGGAGCAACG GGAATGTGATGAAATCGTGCGAAAAGGCCATGACCTCGGCCGATGTCGCCTACTGTCTCGCCAACCCGGCCCAGTGCGCCTTCTGTGGGAACCGGCTGTGCAATGGGGTTCCGTTCGATGCCACCACCCAGCGGCGCTGCTACCGATGCGACGGAACCGGCTGCCTCAAGTCGGCCGCTCAGCTCACCCTCTGCCGGCTGTTCGACGACGATTGCTACAGTTCCTTCACCGGGT TTAATCCCTCCCGGCGTGGTTGCGTCTCGGAGCTGACCGCGGAAGAAGCGGTCCAGTGTAGGGCGGGTGGAGTGCCCGACAGCCCGTGTGAGGTTTGCAGTGGTTCCGAGTGCAACCTACAGGCCCGGTCCGATCATCGTTGCCTGTCCTGTTCGTCGGTCAAGGACGCAGCGTGCGTGAATCCCACCGCGGGAGCGTTACAGCCGGTGCAGTGTCCTGCGCCCAGCACGGAACTTCTCGCCGATGGGCAGTGTCTGACTAGAATT GTTGGCACGGTCACAGAGCGGGGCTGCATTAGCGGGGAAGCCGATCTGGTGGCGTGCGGAGAAGACGGACGGTACTGCGCCACGTGCGGCATAGAGAACGATGGTGCCGGTTGCAATTCGAAGCTCTTCCCGAGCGATCGCCGCCGGTGTACCGTGGGCACCGAGGCCAACGCGTACTGTCCCGATCCGTGGGACGATTGTGTCCAGCTGCTACAGAGTGGCACCCGCAAGCGCACCTGCCGATCGCTGCTGACCGAGACGGAACGCAGCTTTTGCGCCGCCAACAGCAATCGGTGTCGGTTCTGCGGCACCGACGGTTGCAACGCGGCCGAGATCACTTTCGACTACGTCGAATGCCT GTCGTGTGACTCCGGCACCGATGTCCGGTGTGCCACAAACCCGGCCGCCCTCGGGACATTCGAGCGTTGCGCGACGTGTGCCTCGGCGATCGTGACGGTGGACGGAAAGCCGATCACCCGGCGGGGCTGCCTGGCCAGTATGCCGCCGGAGGTGTCCCAGGTGTGTCCGACAACCGGTAGCACTGCCTGTCAGCGGTGCTCCACCAACCGGTGCAACACCGGGAACTTTCCTTCGGCCCGCCTCCAGTGCTACCGTTGCACGAGTCCTCCCTGTGTGTCGCACCAGGACATCCGGCTCGAGTATTGTCCACAGTACACAGCCAACGATGCGTGCATCGTGCAGACGTCCACCGATGGTCAACTGTTGCGCCTCGATTGTCGCAGTGCCCTGTCGGAGTCGGAACAGGCGACGTGCCTCAGCCCGAATCCTGCCGGTCTCTGCCAGATGTGTGGCACGGCGGGCTGTAATGACCCCGCGACTTTTGGCACGTCCAGTAGCTGCGTCCAGTGCCGTAGCTCACTGAACCCTCTGTGCCAGGAGCAGGCACTTCAAATAGCGGCAGAACCTTGTGCCGATCCGGCCAACGCTGCCTGCTACACGAGGCTCACGGCCGTCGGCACCCTGACCAGCCTCACGGAGCGTGGTTGTCTGTCGGATCTGGCGGGGACCGAACGGGACAAGTGTGCCCGCGGGGAGGACTGCATCGTGTGTCGGTCCGGAAGGAGCGGCAACTGCAACACGGTCCAGTACCCGGTCGCCCCAATCACCTGCTTCCAGTGTGACTCGCGGACCGACGGGGCGTCGTGTCAGGCGGCCCAAACGGCGCAGCAGGCACCGACCTGTCCGCAGTACGACGTGGCCAACAAGTGCTACACGATCGTCCACTCGGACGGTGATACCGTGCGCAAGTGTTCGACGGCCGCCAAGGAGGTGGAGTGTGCCGGTATCGGCACCTGCGAGGTGTGCCTGTTCCGGGGCTGCAACAGCAAACCCTTCTCGGCCATCGTGGTAACGCCACCACCCGATCCTACGACTACACCTCCGCCCAATGGTGGTGCCGTGACCGGTGGCCTGACGATTCCGTGGCTGACGTGGCTACTCGGTGCACTACTGTGCGGAGCCAGCACAGGGGCTGGGCTCCTGGGCCACAGTGGACTCCACTTTCTTTAG